In one Deltaproteobacteria bacterium genomic region, the following are encoded:
- a CDS encoding MCE family protein, translating into MAFISKEAKVGMFVLVGILILAYFTLKVGKIEVTERGYIIYAIFDTVSGLDEKSVVKMAGVPIGNVVSIRLENGKAKVRMSIKEGVEIPADSTISLASEGLLGEKYIEIIPGEEKEKFIQPESVLSKSTPGANFDEFVRKITIMADDIKKVTESLAEALGEEEGRESLKEIVVNLRDSTRVFRDLMDANEKKIGRILDNLDRLSADLGEVSGESKQDIKILIANLREFSDTLKERTPEIASKIESTMNEVGGFVSENREDIKEAIENIKSASARLDSTLERIESGEGTIGKLVTDEKAYEDFSSAMDGINRQIKKYEALQTYLDYRLEYQEQSSEFKQYASLKIRPTVDKYYLFGIVDDPVGNVETTRTVVTQTPPGTTVETEKVEFDDDLKFNALISKQFGDFSFRGGLMESTGGVGLSYFSLSDRLVLNLDFFDLTRDNNDPHLKFYGNYSIFRNFFLTAGYDDFINDNSDLRTFFFGFGIELRDEDLKTLLRATPPVSP; encoded by the coding sequence ATGGCATTTATTTCCAAGGAGGCGAAGGTCGGAATGTTCGTCCTTGTCGGAATTCTCATACTCGCCTACTTTACGCTCAAAGTCGGCAAAATTGAGGTTACGGAGAGGGGGTACATAATATACGCGATCTTTGATACGGTCTCAGGGCTCGATGAAAAATCCGTGGTGAAGATGGCAGGAGTTCCTATCGGCAATGTGGTCAGCATACGGCTTGAGAATGGCAAGGCAAAGGTCAGAATGAGCATAAAGGAGGGCGTGGAGATTCCCGCGGACTCAACCATATCCCTTGCCTCCGAGGGTCTCCTGGGGGAGAAATACATCGAAATCATCCCCGGTGAGGAAAAGGAGAAATTTATACAACCCGAGAGCGTATTGTCAAAGTCGACTCCCGGGGCCAACTTCGACGAGTTCGTGAGAAAAATAACCATAATGGCCGACGACATCAAGAAAGTTACCGAGTCGCTTGCAGAGGCGCTCGGGGAGGAGGAGGGAAGGGAGTCCCTGAAAGAGATCGTTGTGAACCTGAGAGACTCAACGAGGGTGTTCCGGGATCTGATGGATGCCAATGAGAAAAAGATCGGGAGGATCCTCGACAACCTCGACAGGCTGTCTGCCGACCTGGGCGAGGTATCGGGCGAGAGCAAGCAGGACATAAAGATCCTGATTGCAAATCTCAGGGAATTCTCCGACACGCTGAAAGAAAGGACGCCCGAGATTGCGAGCAAAATTGAAAGCACGATGAACGAGGTCGGGGGATTCGTCTCTGAGAACCGGGAAGACATAAAAGAGGCGATAGAAAACATCAAGTCGGCCTCAGCCAGGCTCGACTCCACGCTGGAGAGGATAGAGAGCGGAGAGGGAACAATCGGGAAACTGGTTACCGATGAAAAAGCGTACGAAGATTTCAGCTCCGCCATGGACGGGATAAACAGGCAGATAAAAAAGTACGAGGCCCTCCAAACCTACCTGGACTACCGGCTCGAGTATCAGGAGCAGTCTTCCGAGTTCAAGCAGTACGCATCGCTGAAGATCCGGCCAACGGTGGATAAATACTACCTCTTCGGGATAGTGGATGATCCTGTCGGGAATGTGGAGACGACCAGGACCGTAGTAACCCAGACCCCTCCCGGCACGACCGTGGAAACGGAGAAGGTTGAGTTCGACGATGACCTCAAGTTCAACGCCTTAATATCGAAACAGTTTGGCGATTTCTCCTTCAGGGGGGGGTTGATGGAGTCCACGGGCGGTGTCGGGCTTTCCTACTTCAGCCTCTCCGACAGGCTGGTTTTAAACCTTGACTTCTTCGACCTGACCAGGGACAACAACGATCCTCATTTGAAATTCTACGGAAATTATAGTATTTTTAGAAACTTCTTTCTCACTGCGGGATACGATGATTTCATCAATGATAATAGCGATTTGAGGACGTTTTTCTTCGGCTTCGGGATCGAGTTGAGAGACGAGGACTTAAAGACTCTGCTCAGGGCGACTCCGCCTGTGAGCCCATAA
- a CDS encoding ATP-binding cassette domain-containing protein, whose product MMKPIIKIRDLHKSFGINRVLQGVNLDIFKGENMVVIGGSGSGKSVLIKCVIGLLKPDAGSISVDGVDVTKITEEEMVEVRKKFGMLFQGAALFDSLTVGENVAFELKRLKLVPAGKLYQIVEEKLSLVGLRNIQHLMPSELSGGMKKRVGLARAIASEPEILLYDEPTTGLDPIMADVINELVISMKSILNVTSISITHDMTSAYKIGDKIAMLYNGKIVEVGTPDEVRSSENPIVRQFIEGRAEGPITEESEEFVKFDTKPAEPLDRRK is encoded by the coding sequence ATGATGAAACCCATAATCAAAATAAGAGATCTGCACAAGTCATTCGGAATCAACAGGGTTCTTCAGGGGGTCAATCTCGATATTTTCAAGGGTGAGAACATGGTGGTAATAGGCGGGAGCGGATCGGGAAAAAGTGTCCTGATCAAATGCGTCATAGGTCTTCTGAAGCCGGATGCGGGAAGTATTTCAGTCGACGGCGTCGATGTGACGAAGATAACTGAAGAGGAAATGGTCGAGGTCAGGAAAAAATTCGGGATGCTGTTTCAGGGAGCGGCCCTTTTCGATTCCCTGACCGTGGGAGAGAACGTGGCGTTTGAGCTGAAGAGGCTGAAACTGGTTCCGGCGGGCAAGCTTTATCAGATCGTCGAAGAGAAGCTTTCCCTGGTGGGCTTGAGAAACATCCAGCATCTCATGCCTTCGGAACTTTCGGGGGGGATGAAGAAAAGGGTCGGCCTTGCCAGGGCTATTGCGTCAGAACCGGAGATACTCCTCTACGACGAGCCCACAACGGGTCTTGACCCGATCATGGCCGATGTAATCAATGAACTGGTTATCAGCATGAAGAGTATCCTGAATGTTACCTCGATAAGCATAACCCACGATATGACCTCTGCGTATAAGATAGGTGATAAAATTGCTATGCTTTATAATGGAAAAATCGTTGAAGTGGGTACCCCCGATGAGGTGAGAAGTTCGGAGAACCCCATTGTGAGGCAGTTTATAGAAGGCCGTGCCGAGGGTCCGATAACAGAGGAAAGTGAAGAGTTTGTGAAGTTTGACACGAAGCCCGCAGAACCTTTAGACCGGAGGAAATGA
- the purE gene encoding 5-(carboxyamino)imidazole ribonucleotide mutase, with protein MTPKVIVLMGSGSDFSTVNSTVEILKDFGVDVRVEVTSAHRSPERTEKLISEAEREGCEVIIAAAGFAAHLAGVVASHTTLPVIGIPLDASPLGGLDALLSTVMMPAGIPVATVTVGKTGSKNAAYLALSILSIKYEGIRESLKSFRKKMEGDVIESSRALNDKSKS; from the coding sequence ATGACTCCGAAAGTGATCGTCCTCATGGGATCGGGTTCCGATTTCAGCACGGTTAACAGTACGGTGGAGATTTTGAAAGATTTTGGCGTCGATGTGAGGGTGGAGGTCACATCGGCCCACAGGTCTCCGGAGAGGACGGAGAAGCTGATCAGTGAGGCGGAGAGGGAGGGCTGTGAGGTGATCATTGCAGCCGCCGGTTTCGCGGCTCACCTCGCCGGTGTCGTTGCGTCTCACACGACCCTTCCGGTTATCGGTATTCCTCTCGATGCGTCGCCCCTCGGAGGCCTCGACGCTCTTTTATCCACGGTGATGATGCCGGCAGGGATTCCTGTCGCGACTGTGACAGTGGGGAAGACAGGTTCCAAGAACGCGGCCTACCTTGCCCTGTCCATACTGTCAATAAAGTACGAGGGGATCCGGGAATCTCTCAAATCCTTCAGGAAAAAGATGGAGGGGGATGTGATCGAGTCCTCGAGGGCATTGAATGATAAGAGTAAATCCTGA
- the alr gene encoding alanine racemase, with protein sequence MGRPTIAEINLSHLESNLESLKGYLKSRTKILAVVKADAYGHGAVPVASRLVECGVSHLGVATVEEGVQLRDGGVAENVVVLGGVMPDQLYEAISLGLDVVIGSIGHLEDIISESNRVRKIVGIHLKVDTEMGRLGIFPDEAERASRSIDEAKYVELKGVMSHLSSADGDEEEDLKHTNRQLRAFREVAGTFPANGVDFHVLNSAGIIRFTGDQHDMVRPGITLYGSLPRAGIEDIGLAPVMNLTTRIYYVKEFPAGFPISYGRKYVTKRRERIAVLPVGYADGLRKVLSPGFEVCVEGKPAKILGAICMDNIMIDVTDIPESKVGSEVMIFGEKWGVAIPVEEVAERASTIPYEILTGIGKRVPRVFVE encoded by the coding sequence TTGGGTAGGCCTACCATAGCGGAAATTAACCTGTCTCATCTAGAGAGCAACCTTGAAAGCTTAAAGGGATACCTGAAATCCAGGACGAAGATTCTCGCTGTCGTAAAAGCCGATGCGTACGGGCATGGAGCAGTCCCTGTAGCTTCGAGACTGGTCGAATGCGGTGTTTCGCACCTGGGCGTTGCTACCGTCGAGGAAGGGGTCCAGCTGCGGGATGGGGGTGTGGCGGAGAATGTTGTCGTACTCGGAGGGGTGATGCCCGATCAGCTGTATGAGGCGATATCCCTGGGGCTCGACGTGGTCATCGGCTCGATCGGTCACCTGGAAGATATTATCTCGGAATCGAACAGGGTTCGGAAGATAGTGGGCATTCACCTCAAGGTGGATACCGAGATGGGCCGTCTCGGAATATTTCCGGATGAGGCCGAAAGGGCCTCACGATCCATAGATGAGGCAAAATACGTTGAGCTGAAGGGAGTTATGTCCCACCTCTCGTCTGCCGATGGGGATGAGGAGGAGGACCTGAAACACACGAACAGGCAGCTGCGCGCCTTCAGAGAGGTGGCGGGAACCTTTCCCGCCAACGGTGTCGATTTTCATGTTTTAAACAGCGCGGGAATAATACGGTTTACCGGGGACCAGCACGATATGGTGAGGCCCGGAATTACCCTGTACGGGTCTCTTCCGAGGGCCGGGATCGAGGATATCGGCCTTGCTCCGGTGATGAACCTCACTACGAGAATTTACTATGTGAAGGAATTTCCTGCAGGATTTCCCATCAGTTATGGAAGAAAATATGTCACCAAGAGGAGGGAGAGAATAGCCGTTCTGCCCGTGGGTTACGCCGACGGGTTGCGAAAGGTCCTGTCTCCTGGATTCGAGGTGTGTGTGGAGGGGAAGCCTGCAAAAATTCTCGGGGCCATTTGCATGGATAACATCATGATCGACGTTACGGATATTCCTGAGTCGAAAGTCGGCTCGGAAGTGATGATTTTCGGAGAGAAGTGGGGCGTGGCAATACCCGTTGAAGAGGTTGCCGAGAGGGCATCCACGATACCCTACGAGATCCTGACGGGAATAGGAAAGCGTGTTCCGCGGGTGTTCGTTGAGTAG
- a CDS encoding DUF1015 family protein: MAKVRPIRGLRYGEQIEDKGLVVAPPYDVISKEDQIKLHARHPNNIVWIDYGLDGVGERDEKYRRANEMLEASVAEQVLVRDEKPAFYYYEQEFELEGMGRLVRTGFICGMLLEKFGEGSVFPHERTLLTPKLDRLNLMKHTATATSPIFAIYDDDENHAASLFLQAIQASAPDVSVLDDVGVCHRMWVVTDEKVIGEVESLLSGRRVFIADGHHRYETALEYRNWMRERAHADPSSAWNYVLVFLSATGDGGLVILPTHRGVYGLDRDKIETLTRQADVPFKLLNLSGGVDEMVEKVSSATPEERIFGMVDKTGNCSLLKIDDINDLDAGWFPSLPPAVRNLDVSLLHGLILERVLGISPQEISSGEKVRFYKDLKRGLSDLKGGVIQLLFYLNPIRMEQFIEVSESGVILPQKSTYFYPKILTGLVMSPVSENDRVG; this comes from the coding sequence ATGGCTAAGGTAAGACCGATACGCGGATTGCGCTATGGAGAGCAGATCGAAGACAAGGGCCTCGTCGTCGCTCCCCCCTACGATGTGATATCGAAAGAGGATCAGATAAAGCTTCATGCGAGACACCCGAATAATATCGTCTGGATCGACTACGGACTGGACGGAGTTGGGGAGAGGGACGAGAAATACAGGCGGGCAAATGAGATGCTCGAGGCCTCTGTTGCAGAGCAGGTGCTGGTCAGGGATGAAAAGCCCGCGTTTTACTATTACGAGCAGGAGTTCGAGCTGGAGGGTATGGGAAGGCTGGTGCGGACAGGGTTCATCTGCGGGATGTTGCTTGAAAAGTTCGGAGAGGGAAGCGTATTCCCCCATGAGAGGACGCTTCTGACCCCCAAGTTGGACCGGCTGAATCTCATGAAGCACACAGCCACGGCGACCAGCCCGATATTCGCGATATACGATGACGATGAAAACCATGCCGCCTCCCTCTTTCTTCAGGCGATTCAGGCGTCTGCGCCTGACGTGTCAGTTTTGGACGATGTCGGTGTCTGTCACCGCATGTGGGTGGTAACGGACGAGAAGGTGATAGGGGAAGTGGAAAGTCTCCTTTCGGGGAGGAGGGTATTCATTGCCGATGGCCACCACCGGTATGAGACGGCCCTTGAATACAGGAACTGGATGCGGGAAAGGGCCCACGCCGATCCTTCTTCGGCCTGGAACTATGTTCTCGTCTTCCTCTCGGCAACCGGGGATGGAGGCCTCGTGATCCTGCCGACCCACAGGGGAGTATACGGGCTTGACCGGGATAAAATTGAGACGCTCACCAGGCAGGCTGATGTTCCCTTTAAGCTCTTGAATCTTTCCGGGGGAGTCGATGAGATGGTTGAAAAGGTATCTTCTGCAACGCCCGAGGAGCGCATCTTCGGTATGGTTGATAAAACGGGGAATTGCTCCCTGTTGAAGATCGACGACATAAACGATCTGGATGCGGGCTGGTTTCCCTCCCTGCCACCCGCCGTCAGGAACCTCGACGTTTCCCTCCTTCACGGACTGATTTTGGAAAGGGTGCTGGGCATCTCGCCGCAGGAGATATCTTCGGGAGAGAAGGTAAGGTTCTACAAGGACCTGAAGAGGGGGTTGAGCGACCTCAAAGGGGGGGTTATCCAGCTCTTGTTCTACCTGAACCCCATAAGGATGGAACAGTTTATCGAGGTTTCTGAAAGCGGCGTTATCCTGCCTCAGAAATCGACCTATTTCTACCCGAAGATCCTCACGGGACTCGTTATGTCCCCCGTCAGTGAAAATGACCGTGTGGGATAG
- a CDS encoding methyltransferase: MVKEKDEITEDVIGFANLKVFQRKKGYRFSLDSILLARFAIDGGLAGDVLDVGAGAAVLSMLIARQRPDIGRMIAVEIQKALAEVAGRNVRSNSLENVIEVINADVREFVKGCGKRFDTVVSNPPFRKVKAGRVNPDEEKRIARHEYTLNPEDLSVAISTALRKKGKFFLVYPARRLFDVVDQLNRGGLKVEKVRLVHSFRGKEAELALIKGAVGGQRETVFLPPLLIYDKRNVYSSEIVSIFGGMIRK, translated from the coding sequence ATGGTCAAGGAAAAAGATGAAATCACCGAAGACGTTATCGGCTTTGCGAATCTCAAAGTCTTCCAGCGCAAAAAAGGATACCGTTTTTCCCTCGATTCGATCCTTCTCGCCCGCTTTGCAATAGACGGGGGCCTGGCCGGGGATGTCCTCGACGTGGGAGCCGGCGCGGCCGTTCTGTCCATGCTCATTGCACGCCAACGGCCGGATATCGGAAGGATGATCGCCGTGGAGATCCAGAAGGCTCTGGCCGAGGTGGCGGGAAGAAACGTGAGGAGCAACTCCCTTGAAAACGTGATCGAGGTGATCAATGCCGATGTGAGGGAGTTCGTGAAAGGTTGTGGCAAAAGATTCGATACGGTTGTATCCAATCCCCCTTTCAGAAAGGTAAAGGCGGGAAGGGTCAACCCTGATGAGGAGAAGAGAATCGCCCGGCACGAGTATACCCTCAACCCGGAGGACCTCTCAGTTGCCATTTCCACGGCGCTGAGGAAGAAGGGAAAATTTTTTCTCGTATATCCGGCAAGAAGGCTTTTCGATGTGGTGGACCAGCTGAATCGGGGGGGGCTAAAGGTGGAGAAGGTACGCCTGGTTCACTCGTTCAGGGGGAAGGAAGCCGAGCTGGCCCTCATCAAGGGTGCTGTAGGCGGCCAGAGGGAAACAGTCTTCCTGCCACCCCTCCTTATCTACGACAAACGAAACGTCTATTCTTCGGAGATCGTTTCTATTTTCGGGGGAATGATCAGGAAGTGA
- a CDS encoding DUF89 family protein, translated as MIRVNPDCYACFLRQVETACRQGGLTEAAALRSLSRAARYIGSISADDVPARVASRLHAIVREASGVADPFDDVKREQKKRFRETYSKVRAKVDERGEGVEAAVLLAGAGNMYDFGIISEGEAERFFGDMDALTRGVYEIDHFMGALARAKVVGMLLDNTGEAPFDLVLAERLMDGGIEVWFGVKGGPVIDDITYSDALELGLDENIRVVSNGSQAVGTDLGDVSAEFLDMLHKSDLVISKGQANFETLYGSLENCFFLFVCKCPVVEKITRADYGSVMLMADRVADEAGKNRGISQFK; from the coding sequence ATGATAAGAGTAAATCCTGATTGCTATGCCTGTTTTCTCAGGCAGGTAGAGACAGCCTGCAGGCAGGGAGGTCTGACCGAGGCGGCCGCGTTGCGAAGCTTGAGCAGGGCCGCCCGCTATATAGGATCCATCAGTGCCGATGATGTTCCCGCGCGGGTTGCGTCGCGGCTGCACGCGATTGTCAGAGAGGCAAGCGGAGTTGCCGACCCCTTCGATGATGTCAAGAGAGAGCAGAAAAAAAGATTCAGGGAAACCTACTCCAAGGTTCGGGCAAAGGTAGATGAGAGGGGAGAGGGTGTCGAGGCCGCCGTGCTGCTCGCCGGTGCGGGGAACATGTACGATTTCGGAATCATATCGGAAGGTGAGGCCGAGCGCTTCTTCGGGGACATGGATGCCCTCACACGGGGCGTATATGAAATTGATCACTTTATGGGCGCCCTTGCTCGTGCAAAGGTGGTGGGAATGCTCCTGGACAACACGGGGGAGGCCCCCTTTGACCTGGTGCTCGCGGAACGGCTCATGGATGGGGGCATAGAAGTCTGGTTCGGCGTCAAGGGAGGACCGGTAATAGACGACATAACCTATTCTGATGCTCTTGAGTTGGGCCTGGATGAGAACATTCGGGTCGTATCAAATGGGAGTCAGGCTGTTGGTACCGACCTCGGGGATGTGTCAGCCGAGTTTCTGGATATGCTCCACAAGTCAGATCTCGTCATAAGCAAGGGACAGGCAAACTTTGAAACCCTCTATGGCAGCCTCGAGAACTGCTTTTTTCTTTTCGTTTGCAAGTGCCCGGTTGTTGAGAAGATCACGCGTGCGGATTACGGAAGCGTCATGCTGATGGCAGACAGGGTGGCAGATGAAGCGGGTAAAAATCGAGGAATTTCTCAGTTCAAATAG
- a CDS encoding threonylcarbamoyl-AMP synthase, which translates to MKRVKIEEFLSSNRVRDDVEGYLRQGGVVIYPTDTLYGMGVDIRVAGAVENLMRLKGRESGRPVPLFIDSAVGIEDICAPLSPLGKKLSEVFWPGKLTIVTRARRHVALIVGSEDGTVGVRLPDSAVSLSLAGMCGGVTTGTSANKSRGAVPLTTGQVMGDFEGDEVLFIDGKDLPPSAGSTVVRVDGNVLRILREGDVKANEILKIAEEFDNG; encoded by the coding sequence ATGAAGCGGGTAAAAATCGAGGAATTTCTCAGTTCAAATAGGGTCAGAGACGATGTGGAGGGGTATCTGCGTCAAGGGGGGGTGGTAATTTACCCGACAGATACCCTCTACGGTATGGGTGTGGACATCAGGGTGGCCGGTGCCGTCGAAAACCTTATGAGACTGAAGGGGAGGGAAAGTGGAAGGCCCGTCCCTCTGTTTATCGACAGTGCAGTCGGGATCGAAGATATCTGTGCCCCTCTGTCCCCTCTCGGGAAAAAGCTGTCGGAAGTCTTCTGGCCGGGGAAGTTGACCATCGTGACACGCGCCCGTCGACACGTTGCCCTCATCGTGGGATCAGAGGACGGAACGGTGGGGGTCAGGCTTCCCGATTCAGCGGTTTCCCTCTCACTTGCCGGCATGTGCGGCGGGGTCACAACGGGGACATCGGCGAACAAATCGAGAGGGGCGGTCCCCCTGACCACCGGTCAGGTGATGGGGGATTTCGAAGGAGACGAGGTCCTGTTTATCGATGGAAAAGACCTTCCTCCATCTGCCGGTTCGACAGTTGTGCGGGTCGATGGCAACGTTCTGAGGATCCTGCGGGAAGGCGACGTCAAAGCAAATGAGATTTTAAAAATCGCAGAGGAGTTTGACAATGGCTAA
- a CDS encoding MlaE family lipid ABC transporter permease subunit: MASELINSIGKVAYRLVESLGYHGRMFMDATYWAFRPPSEIDNILKQIEEVGLKSLPVVLITAAFTGMVLALQSWSAFARFKAESLVGTVVALSMTRELGPVFAGLMVSGRVGASIAAELGTMKVTEQIDAMYTLAANPVKYLVVPRILATTIVMPILVIFGDLIGIVGGYFVSVKILGGNPVVYINKTYQYLELDDIYIGLLKAAVFGFLIALISCSQGFKTEGGAEGVGKSTTRAVVFSAMSVLISDYFLTALLF, from the coding sequence ATGGCTTCAGAGCTTATCAACTCCATCGGAAAGGTTGCATACAGGTTGGTAGAGAGCCTCGGTTATCATGGCCGTATGTTCATGGATGCGACATACTGGGCTTTCCGGCCCCCTTCCGAAATAGATAACATACTCAAACAGATAGAGGAGGTAGGCTTAAAATCCCTTCCCGTGGTCTTGATAACCGCTGCGTTCACCGGGATGGTGCTTGCCCTCCAATCGTGGTCGGCTTTTGCCAGATTCAAGGCGGAAAGCCTCGTTGGTACCGTTGTCGCACTCTCCATGACAAGGGAGCTGGGGCCGGTTTTTGCGGGGCTCATGGTGTCGGGCAGGGTGGGTGCCTCGATCGCGGCGGAGCTCGGTACGATGAAGGTCACGGAGCAGATTGACGCCATGTATACCCTCGCGGCAAACCCGGTGAAGTATCTCGTCGTCCCCCGTATCCTTGCCACGACGATTGTCATGCCGATTCTCGTTATTTTCGGGGATCTCATCGGTATCGTGGGTGGATATTTCGTGAGCGTGAAAATTCTCGGGGGAAACCCTGTCGTGTATATCAATAAAACCTATCAATACCTGGAATTGGATGACATATACATCGGATTGCTGAAAGCTGCTGTTTTCGGGTTTCTGATTGCGCTGATCAGCTGTTCCCAGGGGTTCAAAACCGAGGGGGGAGCAGAAGGGGTGGGAAAATCCACAACCAGGGCTGTGGTATTTTCGGCGATGTCTGTCCTCATCTCGGACTATTTCCTCACCGCCCTCCTGTTTTGA
- the purH gene encoding bifunctional phosphoribosylaminoimidazolecarboxamide formyltransferase/IMP cyclohydrolase, translated as MARIRRAIISVSDKSGIVDFAKGLHRLGIEIYASGGTASLLKKNKIVVRAIEDYTEFPEMLDGRVKTLHPRIHAGILAMREKREHMKVLREHDIRPFDMVIVNLYPFEETVKNPSCSREEAIENIDIGGPTLLRGAAKNFRSVCVVVDPQDYRKVLDTLKKKNGNLDEQFLFWLAKKAFSHTAWYDASISNYLHSLADGGDRKGFPDVFTWQWDKVQDLRYGENPHQTAAFYRDGRFPVAGVGFAQQLQGKELSFNNIVDIDAAFSLALEFDEPAAVIIKHTNPCGAGISRRRLSDAFKKANECDPVSAYGGIVALNRKVNEDCARGMAKIFFEAIVAPDYDRAALKVLSKKKNLRVMRVDMRSFREAREKMELKNVSGGLLVQTADEPTLNSDLLKAVTKRKPTEDELSALFFAWKLCKHVKSNAIVLARKDRSVGVGAGQMSRVDSARIAIMKAQISTRGCVVASDAFFPFRDGVDVVAEAGATAIIQPGGSIRDEEVIRAADEHDMAMVFTGIRHFRH; from the coding sequence ATGGCGAGGATCAGGAGGGCCATTATCAGCGTGTCGGACAAAAGTGGCATCGTGGATTTTGCCAAGGGCCTTCACAGGCTCGGGATCGAGATCTATGCGTCAGGAGGAACGGCCAGTCTCCTGAAAAAAAACAAGATCGTTGTCAGGGCGATCGAAGATTACACGGAATTCCCTGAGATGCTCGACGGACGGGTTAAGACCCTGCATCCCAGAATCCATGCTGGCATACTTGCGATGAGAGAAAAAAGGGAACACATGAAAGTTCTCAGGGAACACGATATAAGGCCCTTTGACATGGTCATCGTCAATCTCTATCCTTTCGAGGAGACGGTAAAAAACCCATCCTGCAGCAGAGAGGAGGCGATAGAAAATATCGACATAGGAGGCCCGACCCTCCTGCGCGGAGCGGCGAAAAATTTCCGTAGCGTCTGCGTGGTGGTGGATCCGCAGGACTACAGAAAGGTGCTCGATACCCTGAAAAAGAAAAACGGCAACCTCGATGAGCAATTCCTGTTCTGGCTGGCGAAAAAGGCCTTTTCTCACACGGCGTGGTATGACGCGTCGATTTCCAACTATCTCCACTCCCTGGCAGACGGAGGTGACAGGAAGGGATTCCCCGATGTATTCACCTGGCAGTGGGACAAGGTGCAGGATCTTCGGTATGGAGAAAACCCTCACCAGACGGCGGCTTTCTACAGGGATGGCAGGTTTCCCGTTGCAGGGGTGGGGTTTGCGCAGCAACTCCAGGGGAAGGAGCTCTCCTTCAATAATATCGTGGACATCGATGCGGCTTTCTCCCTCGCCCTGGAGTTCGACGAGCCGGCTGCAGTAATCATAAAACATACCAACCCCTGCGGTGCGGGAATATCGAGGCGGAGACTTTCCGATGCTTTCAAGAAGGCAAATGAGTGCGACCCCGTTTCCGCCTACGGCGGCATCGTTGCGTTGAACAGAAAGGTAAACGAGGATTGCGCGAGAGGAATGGCGAAGATCTTTTTCGAGGCGATTGTTGCTCCTGATTATGACAGGGCGGCGCTGAAGGTCCTCTCGAAAAAAAAGAACCTCAGGGTCATGCGTGTGGACATGAGGTCTTTCCGGGAAGCAAGGGAAAAAATGGAGCTGAAGAATGTCTCAGGAGGGTTGCTGGTGCAGACGGCTGATGAGCCCACGCTCAACTCGGATCTTTTAAAAGCCGTTACGAAGAGAAAGCCCACCGAGGATGAGCTGTCGGCCCTTTTCTTTGCCTGGAAGCTCTGCAAACATGTAAAGTCGAATGCGATTGTTCTGGCCAGGAAAGACAGAAGCGTGGGAGTCGGCGCTGGCCAGATGTCCAGGGTGGACTCGGCAAGAATTGCCATAATGAAAGCACAAATATCCACCAGGGGATGCGTCGTGGCTTCCGATGCTTTCTTTCCATTCAGAGATGGCGTGGACGTGGTTGCCGAGGCGGGTGCCACTGCCATAATCCAACCCGGCGGATCGATCCGGGATGAGGAAGTGATCAGGGCTGCAGACGAACACGATATGGCAATGGTTTTTACGGGCATCAGACATTTCAGACACTAA